The proteins below are encoded in one region of Brassica napus cultivar Da-Ae chromosome A6, Da-Ae, whole genome shotgun sequence:
- the LOC106350873 gene encoding putative F-box/kelch-repeat protein At3g27910, whose protein sequence is MFSPVSANAGNPPPKCNKPTVSSLPLPDDISMICLAYVPRCDHPSLSEVCKTFNQIIASSELNRLRSLHKSTENVLYLALRFSRDQKPIWYTLNQKPSKEESNSLNHKLVPYPSFPCLPCWGSNVIVIGQEMYVFGGCIDDELTTDAFAIDCITRTCRSLPSMRVARGCAAFGVVDEKIYVLGGCNKKKSSKDWLEVFDLKNQTWESFPGVCNKNLHEITLNSFVMNEKIYIMDRIRSFVYDPKKNKWVSESSLNSGWVVGSCVIDNMLYTFGIEEGISVYDPKARTWRKLKGVDEDLPDMRGIQGGSRMVNHGGKLVILFKRNESGETKIWCTEIALERRGQGEHWGKVLWTNIVATFENSPTIVQCVDVII, encoded by the exons ATGTTTTCCCCAGTTTCTGCAAACGCCGGAAACCCACCACCAAAATGCAACAAACCGACTGTTTCGTCTCTTCCACTGCCAGATGATATCTCAATGATTTGCTTGGCGTACGTTCCAAGATGTGACCACCCTTCACTCTCTGAAGTCTGCAAGACTTTCAACCAAATCATCGCTTCCTCGGAGCTTAACCGCCTACGTTCACTCCATAAAAGCACCGAGAACGTTCTTTACCTTGCCTTGAGATTCAGTCGCGACCAAAAACCTATTTGGTACACTCTCAATCAAAAACCTTCCAAAGAAGAGTCTAACTCTTTGAACCATAAGTTGGTTCCGTATCCTTCTTTCCCTTGTCTGCCTTGTTGGGGGTCTAATGTTATTGTCATCGGTCAAGAGATGTACGTTTTCGGTGGATGCATCGACGATGAGTTAACCACTGATGCTTTTGCTATTGATTGTATAACTCGCACGTGCCGGTCTCTTCCTAGCATGCGTGTGGCTCGTGGCTGCGCTGcttttggtgttgtggatgagAAGATTTATGTACTCGGAGGGTGTAACAAGAAGAAGTCGTCGAAAGATTGGCTTGAGGTTTTCGACCTCAAGAATCAAACTTGGGAAAGCTTTCCAG GTGTGTGCAACAAAAATTTGCACGAGATAACGCTCAATAGTTTTGTGATGAACGAGAAAATTTATATAATGGATCGTATAAGAAGCTTTGTGTATGATCCGAAGAAAAATAAATGGGTGAGTGAAAGCTCGTTGAACAGTGGATGGGTAGTTGGTTCGTGCGTTATTGACAACATGTTGTACACTTTCGGAATTGAGGAAGGAATTAGCGTGTACGATCCGAAAGCTAGGACATGGAGAAAACTGAAAGGTGTTGATGAGGATCTACCTGACATGCGTGGTATTCAAGGAGGGTCTAGAATGGTGAACCATGGAGGGAAACTAGTGATTTTGTTTAAGCGTAATGAAAGTGGGGAAACAAAGATTTGGTGTACAGAGATTGCGTTGGAGAGGCGTGGACAAGGAGAGCATTGGGGGAAGGTTTTGTGGACTAATATTGTAGCTACTTTTGAAAACTCCCCCACCATTGTTCAGTGTGTAGATGTCATCATATGA